In the Caballeronia sp. LZ062 genome, one interval contains:
- the trxB gene encoding thioredoxin-disulfide reductase — translation MSSPQPAPKHAKVLILGSGPAGYSAAVYAARANLAPLLVTGLAQGGQLMTTTDVENWPGDPSGVQGPELMQRMEEHARRFNTEIVFDHIHTAKLNERPLRLIGDAGEYTCDSLIIATGASAQYLGNPSEQAFMGKGVSACATCDGFFYRNGEVAVIGGGNTAVEEALYLSGIAKKVTVIHRRDKFRAEPILIDRLLAKEKEGVVDIKWNHVLDEVTGDESGVTGLRVKHTQTGEITDIALQGVFVAIGHKPNTELFAGQVEMKNGYILTKGGTSGNATATSIPGVFAAGDVQDHIYRQAITSAGTGCMAALDAQRYLEAIDETPTPHSMSHEKDR, via the coding sequence ATGTCATCACCGCAACCCGCGCCCAAACACGCCAAAGTGCTGATCCTCGGTTCCGGCCCCGCCGGCTACTCCGCCGCCGTCTACGCGGCCCGGGCGAATCTGGCGCCGCTGCTCGTCACCGGCCTCGCGCAAGGCGGCCAGCTGATGACCACGACCGACGTCGAAAACTGGCCGGGCGATCCCTCGGGCGTGCAGGGTCCGGAACTGATGCAGCGCATGGAAGAGCACGCGCGCCGGTTCAACACCGAAATCGTGTTCGATCACATCCATACCGCGAAACTCAACGAGCGTCCGCTCCGTCTTATCGGCGATGCGGGCGAATACACCTGCGATTCGCTGATTATTGCGACGGGTGCGTCGGCGCAGTATCTCGGCAATCCGTCGGAGCAGGCGTTCATGGGCAAGGGCGTGTCTGCCTGCGCGACCTGCGACGGCTTTTTCTATCGCAATGGCGAAGTCGCCGTGATCGGCGGCGGCAACACGGCCGTCGAAGAGGCGCTGTATCTGTCGGGCATCGCAAAGAAAGTGACGGTCATTCACCGCCGCGACAAGTTCCGCGCCGAGCCGATTCTGATCGACCGCTTGCTCGCGAAGGAAAAGGAAGGCGTGGTCGACATCAAGTGGAATCACGTTCTCGACGAAGTGACGGGCGATGAATCCGGCGTCACCGGCCTGCGCGTGAAGCACACGCAGACCGGCGAGATCACGGACATTGCGTTGCAGGGCGTGTTCGTCGCGATCGGCCACAAGCCGAACACCGAACTGTTCGCGGGTCAGGTGGAGATGAAAAACGGCTACATCCTGACGAAGGGCGGCACGAGCGGCAACGCGACGGCAACCAGCATCCCCGGCGTGTTCGCGGCCGGCGACGTGCAGGACCATATCTACCGCCAGGCGATCACCAGCGCGGGAACCGGCTGCATGGCCGCGCTCGACGCGCAGCGTTACCTCGAAGCCATCGACGAAACGCCGACGCCGCATTCGATGAGCCACGAAAAGGATCGGTAA
- a CDS encoding Smr/MutS family protein: MPKNLPHPNEPKPRRPQTPRPAAAEKPPAADPRDVKDALKRDGLAGLAALKSALEADADKRAAERAAAALAEREAAAHADEFRRSIGQIEPLKTPPRMTVTRVPPPPLPLQSRRDEEAVLQEALSDEYDPESLLDIDETLSYCRPGISQEVVKKLRRGAWIVQAQLDLHGMRREEAREALAEFIRESVKRGLRCLRVIHGKGLGSIGKEPILKGKVRAWLTQKAEVIAFCQARPHDGGAGAVVVLLQPGGTPRHHNHPQDKTR, from the coding sequence ATGCCCAAAAATCTTCCCCACCCGAACGAACCGAAGCCGCGCCGACCGCAGACGCCGCGTCCGGCCGCTGCGGAAAAGCCGCCTGCCGCCGATCCGCGCGATGTGAAGGACGCGCTCAAGCGCGACGGCCTCGCGGGGCTGGCTGCGCTGAAAAGCGCGCTCGAGGCGGACGCCGACAAGCGCGCCGCCGAACGCGCCGCGGCGGCGCTCGCCGAGCGTGAAGCGGCCGCGCACGCTGACGAGTTTCGCCGCTCGATCGGCCAGATCGAGCCGCTGAAAACGCCGCCGCGTATGACGGTGACGCGCGTTCCCCCGCCGCCGCTTCCGCTGCAAAGCCGCCGCGACGAGGAAGCCGTGCTGCAGGAGGCGCTCTCCGACGAGTACGACCCGGAAAGCCTGCTCGACATCGACGAGACGCTTTCGTATTGCCGGCCGGGTATCAGCCAGGAAGTCGTGAAGAAGCTGCGGCGCGGCGCGTGGATCGTGCAGGCGCAGCTCGATCTGCACGGCATGCGCCGAGAGGAAGCGCGCGAGGCGCTCGCGGAATTCATCCGTGAATCGGTGAAGCGCGGGCTGCGCTGCCTGCGCGTGATTCACGGCAAGGGCTTGGGCTCCATCGGCAAGGAACCGATTCTCAAGGGCAAAGTGCGCGCGTGGCTCACGCAAAAGGCGGAAGTGATTGCCTTTTGTCAGGCGCGTCCGCACGACGGCGGCGCAGGCGCCGTGGTCGTTCTGCTGCAGCCGGGCGGCACGCCGCGGCATCACAATCATCCACAAGACAAGACCCGCTGA
- a CDS encoding trimeric intracellular cation channel family protein — protein MHPRLTLAISIMEALAIFAYALSGLIEARKRRLDAVGAFLVALATAFGGGTVRDVLLSRRPFYWVEHQDYVLAIFAMAIFAPLFLRLTSRVFDQRALLVTDAIGLGLFSVSGTSIALDAQMPAFTATMMGVTTGVFGGIMRDVLCNEIPLILRDSRPYAVCAFAGCWIYLGLAHLDVDTIYNVLLSTAFILVARLATFKLDIRLPH, from the coding sequence GTGCATCCCAGACTCACCCTCGCCATTTCCATCATGGAGGCGCTCGCGATCTTCGCGTATGCGCTTTCCGGCCTCATCGAAGCGAGAAAGCGGCGGCTGGATGCCGTCGGCGCTTTTCTCGTCGCGCTCGCCACGGCATTCGGCGGCGGCACGGTGCGCGACGTGCTGCTGTCGCGCCGCCCGTTCTACTGGGTCGAACATCAGGATTACGTGCTCGCCATTTTCGCGATGGCGATTTTCGCGCCGCTCTTTCTGCGGCTGACGTCGCGCGTTTTCGATCAGCGCGCGTTGCTCGTCACCGATGCGATCGGACTCGGCCTGTTCAGCGTGTCGGGCACGTCGATCGCGCTCGATGCGCAGATGCCCGCGTTCACCGCCACGATGATGGGCGTCACGACCGGCGTCTTCGGCGGCATCATGCGCGACGTGCTGTGTAACGAGATTCCGCTGATCTTGCGCGATTCGCGCCCCTACGCGGTGTGCGCATTCGCGGGCTGCTGGATTTATCTCGGCCTCGCGCATCTGGACGTCGACACCATCTACAACGTGCTGCTTTCGACGGCGTTCATCCTCGTCGCGCGGCTTGCCACGTTCAAGCTGGACATTCGCCTGCCGCATTAG
- a CDS encoding protein-L-isoaspartate O-methyltransferase, with translation MNIEQARFNMIEQQIRPWDVLDLDVLNLLSIVKRENYVPAAYRNLAFADLEIPLPGGERMLAPKIEARILQELTVHKGETVLEIGSGSGYMAALLAHRGRSVTTVEISQELAEFAKQNLAANGVTNAEVVVGDGARGWSQGAPFDVICVSGGLPVMPQEFLELLNIGGRIAAFVGTAPVMEAQIITRIDEKQYRVSAVFETFVAPLKNALHPPAFKF, from the coding sequence ATGAACATCGAGCAAGCGCGTTTCAACATGATCGAGCAACAGATTCGTCCCTGGGATGTGCTGGACCTGGACGTGCTCAACCTGCTGTCGATCGTCAAGCGCGAGAACTACGTTCCCGCCGCCTATCGCAATCTCGCTTTCGCGGACCTCGAAATTCCGCTGCCCGGCGGCGAGCGCATGCTGGCTCCGAAGATCGAAGCGCGCATTCTGCAGGAACTGACCGTTCACAAGGGCGAGACGGTGCTGGAAATCGGCTCGGGCTCGGGCTACATGGCCGCCCTCCTCGCGCATCGCGGACGCAGCGTTACGACCGTCGAAATCTCGCAGGAACTGGCCGAATTCGCGAAGCAGAATCTCGCGGCCAACGGCGTGACGAATGCGGAAGTGGTCGTCGGCGACGGCGCACGCGGCTGGAGCCAGGGCGCGCCGTTCGACGTGATCTGCGTCTCGGGCGGCCTGCCCGTGATGCCGCAGGAATTTCTGGAACTGCTGAACATCGGCGGGCGCATCGCTGCTTTCGTCGGCACCGCTCCGGTGATGGAGGCGCAGATCATCACGCGCATCGACGAAAAGCAGTATCGCGTGTCGGCTGTCTTCGAGACTTTCGTCGCGCCGCTGAAGAACGCATTGCATCCGCCGGCGTTCAAGTTCTGA
- a CDS encoding rhodanese-like domain-containing protein, with protein sequence MQNLTASELAAWLADSSRPAPVLLDVREPWELETAKMENVVSIPMRDIPARSEELEDDAQIVCICHHGARSAQVGMFLESRGFTNIFNLYGGIDAWSRQVDPSVPTY encoded by the coding sequence ATGCAAAACCTGACCGCATCCGAACTTGCCGCGTGGCTCGCGGATTCGTCCCGCCCCGCTCCCGTTCTGCTCGACGTGCGCGAACCGTGGGAGCTTGAGACCGCGAAGATGGAGAACGTCGTCTCTATTCCAATGCGCGACATCCCCGCGCGCAGCGAAGAACTGGAAGACGACGCGCAGATCGTCTGCATCTGCCATCACGGCGCGCGCAGCGCGCAGGTCGGCATGTTCCTCGAATCGCGCGGCTTCACGAATATCTTCAATCTGTACGGCGGCATCGACGCGTGGTCGCGTCAGGTCGATCCTTCGGTTCCGACGTATTGA
- a CDS encoding heme biosynthesis protein HemY, translating into MTIRGLIWLALLFAVAVIVATVGGFNGGQVLIVVPPYRVDVSLNLFAVALVVLFIVLYGLIRAARGVWKMPQRVAAYRARSRLAKANASLRDAIGHLYAGRFSKAEKAARDALSVDENQGAARLIGANAAHRLHEYARRDEWLAQIGGADWQDARLMATADMRADGRDADGALVALTEIQAQGGRRIHAQQIALRAQQQLKNWAEVLKLVRMLEKREALHPAVAVRLRQVAAENLLRDRRHNPDALLELWQSLSATERQSPRLADLAAELLIALDRRAEARKIVEEALAHNWDARLLRRYPDCVVGGDAFPLIQRAEAWQKERTEDADLLFTLGRLCLHQQLWGKAQAFLESALKLADNEPLKIRTHRALARLHEQLGDAEKAAEHYRASALAMNVV; encoded by the coding sequence ATGACGATTCGAGGACTCATCTGGCTCGCGCTGCTTTTCGCGGTCGCGGTGATCGTGGCGACGGTCGGCGGCTTCAACGGCGGGCAGGTATTGATCGTCGTTCCGCCGTATCGCGTGGACGTCTCGCTCAATCTGTTCGCGGTTGCGCTCGTCGTGCTGTTTATCGTGCTGTACGGGCTGATTCGCGCGGCGCGCGGCGTCTGGAAAATGCCGCAGCGCGTGGCCGCTTACCGCGCGCGCAGCCGGCTCGCGAAGGCCAACGCTTCTTTGCGCGATGCCATCGGCCACTTGTACGCCGGGCGTTTTTCGAAGGCGGAGAAGGCGGCGCGCGATGCGCTTTCCGTCGACGAGAATCAGGGCGCGGCAAGGCTCATCGGCGCGAACGCGGCGCATCGGCTGCATGAATACGCGCGTCGCGACGAATGGCTCGCGCAAATCGGCGGCGCCGACTGGCAGGACGCGCGCCTCATGGCCACCGCCGACATGCGCGCCGATGGCCGCGACGCTGACGGCGCGCTCGTCGCGTTGACCGAGATTCAGGCGCAAGGCGGGCGGCGCATTCACGCGCAGCAGATCGCGCTGCGAGCGCAGCAGCAACTCAAGAATTGGGCGGAAGTGTTGAAGCTCGTGCGCATGCTGGAGAAGCGCGAAGCGTTGCATCCGGCCGTGGCGGTGCGTTTGCGGCAGGTCGCGGCGGAGAACCTGCTGCGCGACCGGCGGCACAATCCCGACGCGCTGCTGGAACTGTGGCAGTCGCTCTCCGCGACGGAGCGCCAGTCGCCGCGTCTCGCGGATCTCGCGGCGGAATTGCTGATCGCGCTTGACCGTCGTGCGGAGGCGAGGAAGATCGTCGAAGAGGCGCTTGCGCACAATTGGGACGCGCGCCTGTTGCGCCGCTATCCGGATTGCGTCGTCGGCGGCGATGCGTTCCCGCTCATTCAGCGCGCCGAAGCCTGGCAGAAGGAGCGCACGGAAGACGCGGACCTGCTCTTCACGCTCGGGCGCTTGTGTCTGCATCAGCAGTTGTGGGGCAAGGCGCAGGCGTTTCTGGAATCGGCGCTCAAACTGGCCGACAACGAGCCGCTCAAGATCCGGACGCACCGGGCGCTGGCTCGCCTGCACGAGCAATTGGGCGATGCCGAGAAGGCCGCCGAGCATTATCGGGCGAGCGCGCTAGCGATGAACGTGGTTTAG
- the hemDX gene encoding fused uroporphyrinogen-III synthase HemD/membrane protein HemX, with amino-acid sequence MASAVRATVVITRPGGQSSALVERLGRAGFEAFEFPLIDIAPVADDAPLRAALDELYAPERYALVVFVSPNAVDHAFGRLFAPWPADVPVAVVGPGSVAALARQGVHAPGHRVISPSEEQADPRFDSEALYASIEAHFGTDGLDGKRVLIVRGDGGREWLAERLEQAGARVTKVAAYRRLLPEPSMRKWERIHALLGGDHAWLLTSSEGVRNLDQLAREHLTADEIARLKHAPLVCPHPRIAEAARQTGFDRITVSGAGDERIVHTLEALFPYASAANREPDAQATAGAFSRATDTSPATPPAHQPAQSRMTDSNDSKKASPQPNVTPPLPPNTPFTPYEQQKRRGGAGTVLLWFVVVILAVAAGAGGYALNRKVDRKEQEMAQRAGEADAQNAALRAKADQAASATSALNTQLIQLQGKLADAEAHSQALQQQYQDLASNRDDWTIAEVEQILSSASQQLQLTGNVQLALFALQSADTRLAATTGPQVVAIRKAVAQDIDKLKSTQTTDLTGLAIKLDTAIEQIDGLPLAGEAPIERARAQAAAPGDSVSIAAATGEPRWKVLWRQITSGIGQQLSSLVSVRRIDNADAMLTSPDQGYFVRENVKLRLLSARLSLLSRSEPTLKSDLAAADASLGRYFDPSSKKVAAVRDLVKQVDQASLAVAVPNLDASLAAVHQFKRGG; translated from the coding sequence ATGGCGAGCGCGGTCCGCGCCACCGTCGTCATCACGCGTCCGGGCGGGCAGTCGTCGGCGCTCGTCGAACGGCTTGGCCGCGCGGGCTTCGAGGCGTTCGAGTTCCCGCTGATCGACATCGCGCCGGTTGCCGACGACGCGCCCCTTCGCGCCGCACTCGACGAGCTTTACGCGCCGGAGCGATACGCGCTCGTCGTGTTCGTGTCGCCGAACGCGGTCGATCACGCGTTCGGCCGCCTCTTCGCGCCGTGGCCGGCGGACGTGCCGGTGGCGGTCGTCGGGCCGGGCAGCGTCGCGGCGCTCGCGCGGCAGGGCGTTCATGCGCCGGGGCATCGCGTGATCAGCCCGTCGGAAGAGCAAGCCGATCCGCGTTTCGATTCCGAGGCGCTTTACGCTTCCATCGAGGCGCATTTCGGCACAGACGGGCTCGACGGGAAGCGTGTCTTGATCGTGCGCGGCGACGGCGGGCGCGAATGGCTCGCCGAGCGCCTGGAACAGGCCGGCGCGCGCGTGACGAAGGTCGCGGCGTACCGGCGTCTGTTGCCCGAGCCGTCCATGCGCAAGTGGGAGCGCATCCACGCGCTGCTCGGTGGCGACCATGCGTGGCTGCTCACCAGTTCGGAGGGCGTGCGCAATCTCGACCAGCTTGCCCGCGAGCATCTCACCGCCGACGAAATCGCGCGGCTTAAGCACGCGCCGCTCGTGTGCCCGCACCCGCGCATTGCCGAAGCCGCTCGCCAAACGGGTTTTGATAGGATTACGGTGTCCGGCGCCGGCGACGAACGCATCGTACATACGCTGGAGGCGCTGTTTCCCTACGCCTCGGCAGCGAATCGGGAGCCCGACGCGCAGGCGACGGCCGGCGCATTCTCTCGAGCGACCGATACATCGCCGGCCACGCCGCCGGCCCACCAACCGGCTCAATCACGCATGACTGACTCGAACGATTCCAAGAAAGCTTCACCTCAGCCGAACGTGACACCACCCTTGCCGCCGAACACGCCCTTCACGCCGTATGAACAGCAGAAGCGGCGCGGCGGCGCGGGCACTGTGTTGTTGTGGTTCGTCGTCGTCATTCTGGCGGTGGCGGCAGGCGCGGGCGGCTACGCGCTCAACCGCAAAGTGGACCGCAAGGAACAGGAAATGGCGCAGCGCGCCGGAGAAGCCGATGCGCAGAACGCCGCTTTGCGCGCAAAAGCGGACCAGGCGGCGAGCGCCACTTCCGCGCTCAACACGCAGTTGATCCAGTTGCAGGGCAAGCTCGCCGATGCCGAAGCGCACAGTCAGGCGTTGCAGCAGCAGTATCAGGATCTCGCGAGCAACCGCGACGACTGGACGATCGCGGAAGTCGAGCAGATTCTCTCCAGCGCGAGCCAGCAGTTGCAGTTGACCGGCAACGTTCAGCTCGCGCTTTTCGCGCTGCAGAGCGCCGACACGCGCCTCGCCGCGACGACCGGCCCGCAAGTCGTCGCGATCCGCAAGGCTGTCGCGCAGGACATCGACAAGCTGAAGTCGACGCAAACCACCGACCTCACCGGTCTCGCGATCAAGCTGGACACGGCCATCGAGCAGATCGACGGCTTGCCGCTCGCGGGCGAAGCGCCGATCGAGCGTGCGCGGGCGCAGGCCGCCGCGCCGGGCGACAGCGTTTCGATTGCGGCGGCCACCGGCGAGCCGCGCTGGAAAGTGCTGTGGCGGCAGATCACGAGCGGCATCGGCCAGCAGTTGTCGAGTCTCGTGTCGGTGCGGCGCATCGACAATGCGGACGCCATGCTGACATCGCCCGATCAAGGCTACTTCGTGCGCGAGAACGTCAAGCTGAGGCTCTTGTCGGCGCGTTTGTCGCTGCTGTCGCGCAGCGAACCGACGCTCAAGTCCGATCTCGCGGCCGCGGATGCCTCGCTCGGCCGATACTTCGATCCGTCGTCGAAGAAGGTCGCCGCCGTGCGCGATCTCGTGAAACAGGTCGATCAGGCGTCGCTCGCGGTCGCCGTGCCGAACCTGGACGCGAGCCTTGCCGCCGTGCATCAGTTCAAGCGAGGCGGATGA
- the hemC gene encoding hydroxymethylbilane synthase, with translation MNSETHSTTPPATLVIASRESRLAMWQAEHVRCALHKLYPSCDVKILGMTTRGDQILDRTLSKVGGKGLFVKELEAALAEGRADLAVHSLKDVPMQLPEGFTLGAILERDDPRDAFVSPHFESLDALPAGSVVGTSSLRREAMIRARFPHLDVRPLRGNLDTRLAKLDRGDYAAVILAAAGLKRLGLESRIRAWLDVSESLPAAGQGALGIEIRADRPELAAWLAPLHDEATALAVEAERAVSRALGGSCEVPLAAFAHWRDGSLFLRGAVSMPDGKRVLRAEESVRAPDLARALALGQRVSADLEAQGATDIVNALSTMSRADAPNAPPSANGSPDNPAPPSAANAS, from the coding sequence ATGAATTCCGAGACGCATTCAACGACACCGCCCGCCACGCTGGTCATCGCTTCGCGGGAGAGCCGGCTCGCCATGTGGCAAGCCGAGCACGTGCGGTGTGCGCTGCACAAATTATATCCATCTTGCGACGTCAAAATTCTCGGAATGACGACGCGCGGCGATCAGATTCTGGACCGCACGCTGTCCAAGGTCGGCGGCAAGGGTCTCTTCGTGAAAGAGCTGGAAGCCGCGCTCGCGGAAGGCCGCGCCGATCTCGCAGTGCATTCGCTGAAAGACGTGCCGATGCAGTTGCCCGAAGGCTTCACGCTCGGCGCGATTCTCGAGCGCGACGACCCGCGCGATGCCTTCGTCTCGCCGCATTTCGAATCGCTCGATGCGTTGCCTGCGGGCAGCGTGGTCGGCACGTCCAGCCTGCGGCGCGAAGCGATGATCCGCGCGCGCTTTCCGCATCTCGACGTGCGGCCGCTGCGGGGCAATCTCGATACGCGCTTGGCCAAGCTCGACCGCGGCGATTACGCGGCGGTCATTCTGGCGGCGGCGGGTCTCAAGCGGCTCGGCCTCGAATCGCGCATCCGCGCCTGGCTCGACGTCTCGGAGAGCTTGCCGGCGGCAGGGCAGGGCGCGCTCGGCATCGAGATCCGCGCGGATCGGCCGGAACTCGCCGCGTGGCTCGCGCCGCTGCACGACGAAGCCACCGCGCTCGCCGTGGAAGCGGAACGCGCGGTCTCGCGTGCGCTCGGCGGGAGCTGCGAGGTGCCGCTCGCGGCCTTTGCGCACTGGCGCGACGGCTCGCTTTTTCTGCGCGGCGCGGTTTCGATGCCTGACGGCAAGCGCGTGCTGCGCGCGGAAGAATCGGTGCGCGCGCCGGATCTGGCGCGCGCGCTCGCATTGGGTCAGCGCGTTTCGGCGGATCTCGAAGCGCAAGGCGCCACCGACATCGTCAACGCGCTTTCGACGATGAGCCGCGCCGACGCGCCCAACGCGCCGCCGTCCGCGAACGGTTCGCCGGACAATCCAGCGCCGCCGTCCGCGGCGAACGCGTCCTGA